A portion of the Ascaphus truei isolate aAscTru1 chromosome 14, aAscTru1.hap1, whole genome shotgun sequence genome contains these proteins:
- the LOC142466208 gene encoding uncharacterized protein LOC142466208 isoform X1, translated as MTLGRVSLFLVLLWASEPAGPCANEYDCPKDFQDVYTKPEVTEVPRSTKPNIREMFFVQTGISAIRKDAFQNMANLEKIFFIGNKIKSVEVGAFDNLEKLHELEITGNEELEKLLSGIFSDLGSLNKLSLKSNKISEVGEGIFDSLMNLQELYLNFNKIPSLPLGLFESLVNLTMLHLARNNIYSLPKDAFSKLSKLKILRLYENELSDLPEGLLDNNPALTEFGISKNLITSLPKDLLAKSANLEKLFLDGNQIEELPDKPFFGLNKMKQLKINGNKLQKLPDQLTDNMPHLTELDLSENSVRIIPSGIFKNMKSLTKLIISTNKIDSLTKEMFAGLDKLTELNVEGNVLTSLEVDFLSLLSKLKTLKLNKNQLTNLPVGFFDSQAKLSGVYLHNNPWVCDCHLKYLYNWIKSNKGKVKDADKLQCDRPDQLKGKPITLLAEQELICLTSSPVTTIVSSTNIPTTSQAVITTPQPIAVDLTSSSQIITHSQVTTLEPTTPLKMTTVTTLPETTTTEVTIQQKTIIPTTQTVQPSRDPTTSPELTTESITTLQETTTIKVSTLPQTTEPLTPPKTTIGHTAATQTTVIEATSDSQITTHPQTSTIGITTHPQTSTIGITTHPQTSTIGITTHPQTSTIGITTHPQTITVESTTSPRRTIGSTVMLQRSVQTSEATTLKVSTNMQNTTPEDATPEDATLEDATPEDATLEDATPEDATTAAEISIAEATTHVGLTTLFTTLESITVHTTTLKSTLPITTVTSTVTTAPGFTSRTASTPETVTADGRTTLMSEIMSKDINRSGSSPIPLVPVTAWPTLSFVTEVTSAEYREETSATLSPAVPAQLQAWHGVLGADFHYCQLLSVSYLALLCVQIGTTASLLTFAYTLHKSIRNEKMPVQAVRLVYIAMRKERT; from the coding sequence ATGACATTGGGCCGGGTGTCTCTCTTTCTGGTTTTACTTTGGGCATCGGAGCCTGCCGGCCCATGTGCCAATGAATATGACTGTCCCAAAGATTTCCAGGATGTCTACACCAAGCCGGAAGTCACGGAGGTTCCACGGTCTACAAAACCCAACATCAGGGAGATGTTTTTTGTACAAACTGGGATATCCGCCATCAGAAAAGATGCATTTCAGAATATGgcaaacttggaaaaaatcttctttattggtAACAAGATTAAATCAGTCGAAGTCGGTGCCTTTGATAATCTGGAGAAGCTCCACGAACTGGAAATAACTGGCAATGAGGAGCTGGAGAAGTTACTGTCTGGGATCTTCAGCGATCTTGGCAGCCTGAACAAGCTATCCCTTAAAAGTAACAAGATcagtgaggtgggggagggaatCTTTGATAGTCTTATGAACCTACAAGAACTTTATTTGAATTTCAATAAAATTCCTTCCCTTCCCCTGGGCCTGTTTGAGTCGCTTGTCAATCTCACAATGCTACACCTCGCCAGAAATAATATATATTCTTTACCAAAGGACGCTTTCAGCAAACTCTCCAAACTGAAAATCCTGCGTCTCTATGAGAATGAGCTGAGTGATTTACCAGAAGGTTTGTTGGACAATAATCCAGCCCTGACTGAATTTGGTATCTCAAAGAACCTGATAACGTCATTGCCCAAAGACCTTCTAGCCAAATCAGCCAATCTTGAAAAACTCTTTTTGGATGGAAACCAAATTGAAGAACTGCCCGATAAACCTTTCTTTGGTCTAAACAAAATGAAACAGCTGAAAATAAATGGAAATAAACTTCAAAAGCTTCCAGATCAATTGACCGATAATATGCCTCATCTTACTGAGCTTGATTTGAGTGAGAACAGTGTAAGAATAATTCCAAGTGGGATATTTAAGAACATGAAATCTTTAACAAAGCTGATCATTTCTACAAACAAAATAGACTCTCTAACCAAGGAGATGTTTGCTGGCCTGGACAAACTGACCGAGCTGAACGTAGAAGGGAATGTCCTTACATCTTTAGAGGTTGACTTCCTCTCATTACTCTCAAAGCTAAAGACTCTTAAACTTAATAAGAACCAGTTAACAAACCTCCCAGTTGGATTTTTTGACTCACAAGCTAAACTTTCCGGTGTGTACTTACATAATAATCCTTGGGTATGTGATTGCCACCTGAAGTATCTTTATAACTGGATAAAGAGTAACAAAGGGAAAGTGAAAGACGCTGATAAACTACAGTGTGACCGTCCTGATCAACTGAAAGGAAAACCCATCACTTTATTAGCAGAGCAGGAATTAATTTGCTTGACATCTTCACCAGTTACCACAATAGTGTCATCAACAAATATACCAACAACCAGCCAGGCGGTCATCACCACTCCTCAGCCTATAGCTGTAGATCTTACAAGCTCTTCACAAATTATAACACATTCCCAAGTTACAACCTTGGAACCCACAACCCCTCTAAAGATGACAACGGTCACAACACTTCCAGAAACTACAACCACAGAAGTCACAATTCAGCAAAAAACTATTATACCTACAACCCAGACTGTGCAACCCAGTAGGGATCCTACAACTTCACCAGAGCTGACAACTGAGAGTATCACAACACTACAAGAAACTACAACCATAAAAGTCTCAACTCTTCCACAAACAACAGAGCCTTTGACTCCTCCAAAGACAACTATTGGACATACAGCAGCTACCCAAACCACAGTCATAGAAGCCACAAGTGATTCACAAATCACAACACATCCCCAAACCTCAACAATTGGGATCACAACACATCCACAAACCTCAACAATTGGGATCACAACACATCCACAAACCTCAACAATTGGGATCACAACACATCCACAAACCTCAACAATTGGGATCACAACACATCCGCAAACTATAACAGTAGAATCTACAACATCTCCAAGGAGAACTATTGGGTCCACAGTCATGCTGCAGAGATCTGTACAAACCAGTGAAGCCACTACACTGAAAGTCAGTACAAACATGCAGAATACCACACCTGAGGATGCCACACCTGAGGATGCCACACTTGAGGATGCCACACCTGAGGATGCCACACTTGAGGATGCCACACCTGAGGATGCCACCACTGCAGCTGAGATCTCTATTGCAGAAGCCACCACACATGTGGGACTGACAACCTTATTTACTACCTTAGAGAGTATTACTGTGCATACTACTACACTGAAGTCAACGCTTCCTATAACTACAGTAACCAGCACAGTAACTACAGCTCCAGGCTTCACTTCCAGAACGGCCTCCACACCAGAAACAGTAACTGCAGATGGCAGAACAACGCTTATGTCAGAAATAATGTCAAAAGACATCAATAGGAGTGGGTCAAGTCCTATCCCACTGGTACCGGTCACTGCGTGGCCAACACTTTCATTTGTCACTGAGGTGACAAGTGCAGAGTACAGAGAAGAAACCAGTGCTACCCTCTCCCCTGCCGTCCCGGCACAGCTTCAGGCCTGGCATGGTGTTCTTGGAGCGGATTTCCATTACTGCCAGCTGTTATCCGTCTCATACCTagccctgctgtgtgtacagaTTGGCACGACGGCCTCTTTGCTGACATTTGCTTATACACTACACAAATCCATTCGGAATGAAAAGATGCCGGTACAGGCGGTGCGGCTGGTCTATATCGCTATGAGAAAGGAGAGAACATAG
- the LOC142466208 gene encoding uncharacterized protein LOC142466208 isoform X3, whose product MTLGRVSLFLVLLWASEPAGPCANEYDCPKDFQDVYTKPEVTEVPRSTKPNIREMFFVQTGISAIRKDAFQNMANLEKIFFIGNKIKSVEVGAFDNLEKLHELEITGNEELEKLLSGIFSDLGSLNKLSLKSNKISEVGEGIFDSLMNLQELYLNFNKIPSLPLGLFESLVNLTMLHLARNNIYSLPKDAFSKLSKLKILRLYENELSDLPEGLLDNNPALTEFGISKNLITSLPKDLLAKSANLEKLFLDGNQIEELPDKPFFGLNKMKQLKINGNKLQKLPDQLTDNMPHLTELDLSENSVRIIPSGIFKNMKSLTKLIISTNKIDSLTKEMFAGLDKLTELNVEGNVLTSLEVDFLSLLSKLKTLKLNKNQLTNLPVGFFDSQAKLSGVYLHNNPWVCDCHLKYLYNWIKSNKGKVKDADKLQCDRPDQLKGKPITLLAEQELICLTSSPVTTIVSSTNIPTTSQAVITTPQPIAVDLTSSSQIITHSQVTTLEPTTPLKMTTVTTLPETTTTEVTIQQKTIIPTTQTVQPSRDPTTSPELTTESITTLQETTTIKVSTLPQTTEPLTPPKTTIGHTAATQTTVIEATSDSQITTHPQTSTIGITTHPQTSTIGITTHPQTSTIGITTHPQTSTIGITTHPQTITVESTTSPRRTIGSTVMLQRSVQTSEATTLKVSTNMQNTTPEDATPEDATTAAEISIAEATTHVGLTTLFTTLESITVHTTTLKSTLPITTVTSTVTTAPGFTSRTASTPETVTADGRTTLMSEIMSKDINRSGSSPIPLVPVTAWPTLSFVTEVTSAEYREETSATLSPAVPAQLQAWHGVLGADFHYCQLLSVSYLALLCVQIGTTASLLTFAYTLHKSIRNEKMPVQAVRLVYIAMRKERT is encoded by the exons ATGACATTGGGCCGGGTGTCTCTCTTTCTGGTTTTACTTTGGGCATCGGAGCCTGCCGGCCCATGTGCCAATGAATATGACTGTCCCAAAGATTTCCAGGATGTCTACACCAAGCCGGAAGTCACGGAGGTTCCACGGTCTACAAAACCCAACATCAGGGAGATGTTTTTTGTACAAACTGGGATATCCGCCATCAGAAAAGATGCATTTCAGAATATGgcaaacttggaaaaaatcttctttattggtAACAAGATTAAATCAGTCGAAGTCGGTGCCTTTGATAATCTGGAGAAGCTCCACGAACTGGAAATAACTGGCAATGAGGAGCTGGAGAAGTTACTGTCTGGGATCTTCAGCGATCTTGGCAGCCTGAACAAGCTATCCCTTAAAAGTAACAAGATcagtgaggtgggggagggaatCTTTGATAGTCTTATGAACCTACAAGAACTTTATTTGAATTTCAATAAAATTCCTTCCCTTCCCCTGGGCCTGTTTGAGTCGCTTGTCAATCTCACAATGCTACACCTCGCCAGAAATAATATATATTCTTTACCAAAGGACGCTTTCAGCAAACTCTCCAAACTGAAAATCCTGCGTCTCTATGAGAATGAGCTGAGTGATTTACCAGAAGGTTTGTTGGACAATAATCCAGCCCTGACTGAATTTGGTATCTCAAAGAACCTGATAACGTCATTGCCCAAAGACCTTCTAGCCAAATCAGCCAATCTTGAAAAACTCTTTTTGGATGGAAACCAAATTGAAGAACTGCCCGATAAACCTTTCTTTGGTCTAAACAAAATGAAACAGCTGAAAATAAATGGAAATAAACTTCAAAAGCTTCCAGATCAATTGACCGATAATATGCCTCATCTTACTGAGCTTGATTTGAGTGAGAACAGTGTAAGAATAATTCCAAGTGGGATATTTAAGAACATGAAATCTTTAACAAAGCTGATCATTTCTACAAACAAAATAGACTCTCTAACCAAGGAGATGTTTGCTGGCCTGGACAAACTGACCGAGCTGAACGTAGAAGGGAATGTCCTTACATCTTTAGAGGTTGACTTCCTCTCATTACTCTCAAAGCTAAAGACTCTTAAACTTAATAAGAACCAGTTAACAAACCTCCCAGTTGGATTTTTTGACTCACAAGCTAAACTTTCCGGTGTGTACTTACATAATAATCCTTGGGTATGTGATTGCCACCTGAAGTATCTTTATAACTGGATAAAGAGTAACAAAGGGAAAGTGAAAGACGCTGATAAACTACAGTGTGACCGTCCTGATCAACTGAAAGGAAAACCCATCACTTTATTAGCAGAGCAGGAATTAATTTGCTTGACATCTTCACCAGTTACCACAATAGTGTCATCAACAAATATACCAACAACCAGCCAGGCGGTCATCACCACTCCTCAGCCTATAGCTGTAGATCTTACAAGCTCTTCACAAATTATAACACATTCCCAAGTTACAACCTTGGAACCCACAACCCCTCTAAAGATGACAACGGTCACAACACTTCCAGAAACTACAACCACAGAAGTCACAATTCAGCAAAAAACTATTATACCTACAACCCAGACTGTGCAACCCAGTAGGGATCCTACAACTTCACCAGAGCTGACAACTGAGAGTATCACAACACTACAAGAAACTACAACCATAAAAGTCTCAACTCTTCCACAAACAACAGAGCCTTTGACTCCTCCAAAGACAACTATTGGACATACAGCAGCTACCCAAACCACAGTCATAGAAGCCACAAGTGATTCACAAATCACAACACATCCCCAAACCTCAACAATTGGGATCACAACACATCCACAAACCTCAACAATTGGGATCACAACACATCCACAAACCTCAACAATTGGGATCACAACACATCCACAAACCTCAACAATTGGGATCACAACACATCCGCAAACTATAACAGTAGAATCTACAACATCTCCAAGGAGAACTATTGGGTCCACAGTCATGCTGCAGAGATCTGTACAAACCAGTGAAGCCACTACACTGAAAGTCAGTACAAACATGCAGAATACCACACCTGAGGATGCCACAC CTGAGGATGCCACCACTGCAGCTGAGATCTCTATTGCAGAAGCCACCACACATGTGGGACTGACAACCTTATTTACTACCTTAGAGAGTATTACTGTGCATACTACTACACTGAAGTCAACGCTTCCTATAACTACAGTAACCAGCACAGTAACTACAGCTCCAGGCTTCACTTCCAGAACGGCCTCCACACCAGAAACAGTAACTGCAGATGGCAGAACAACGCTTATGTCAGAAATAATGTCAAAAGACATCAATAGGAGTGGGTCAAGTCCTATCCCACTGGTACCGGTCACTGCGTGGCCAACACTTTCATTTGTCACTGAGGTGACAAGTGCAGAGTACAGAGAAGAAACCAGTGCTACCCTCTCCCCTGCCGTCCCGGCACAGCTTCAGGCCTGGCATGGTGTTCTTGGAGCGGATTTCCATTACTGCCAGCTGTTATCCGTCTCATACCTagccctgctgtgtgtacagaTTGGCACGACGGCCTCTTTGCTGACATTTGCTTATACACTACACAAATCCATTCGGAATGAAAAGATGCCGGTACAGGCGGTGCGGCTGGTCTATATCGCTATGAGAAAGGAGAGAACATAG
- the LOC142466208 gene encoding uncharacterized protein LOC142466208 isoform X2, translating to MTLGRVSLFLVLLWASEPAGPCANEYDCPKDFQDVYTKPEVTEVPRSTKPNIREMFFVQTGISAIRKDAFQNMANLEKIFFIGNKIKSVEVGAFDNLEKLHELEITGNEELEKLLSGIFSDLGSLNKLSLKSNKISEVGEGIFDSLMNLQELYLNFNKIPSLPLGLFESLVNLTMLHLARNNIYSLPKDAFSKLSKLKILRLYENELSDLPEGLLDNNPALTEFGISKNLITSLPKDLLAKSANLEKLFLDGNQIEELPDKPFFGLNKMKQLKINGNKLQKLPDQLTDNMPHLTELDLSENSVRIIPSGIFKNMKSLTKLIISTNKIDSLTKEMFAGLDKLTELNVEGNVLTSLEVDFLSLLSKLKTLKLNKNQLTNLPVGFFDSQAKLSGVYLHNNPWVCDCHLKYLYNWIKSNKGKVKDADKLQCDRPDQLKGKPITLLAEQELICLTSSPVTTIVSSTNIPTTSQAVITTPQPIAVDLTSSSQIITHSQVTTLEPTTPLKMTTVTTLPETTTTEVTIQQKTIIPTTQTVQPSRDPTTSPELTTESITTLQETTTIKVSTLPQTTEPLTPPKTTIGHTAATQTTVIEATSDSQITTHPQTSTIGITTHPQTSTIGITTHPQTSTIGITTHPQTSTIGITTHPQTITVESTTSPRRTIGSTVMLQRSVQTSEATTLKVSTNMQNTTLEDATPEDATTAAEISIAEATTHVGLTTLFTTLESITVHTTTLKSTLPITTVTSTVTTAPGFTSRTASTPETVTADGRTTLMSEIMSKDINRSGSSPIPLVPVTAWPTLSFVTEVTSAEYREETSATLSPAVPAQLQAWHGVLGADFHYCQLLSVSYLALLCVQIGTTASLLTFAYTLHKSIRNEKMPVQAVRLVYIAMRKERT from the exons ATGACATTGGGCCGGGTGTCTCTCTTTCTGGTTTTACTTTGGGCATCGGAGCCTGCCGGCCCATGTGCCAATGAATATGACTGTCCCAAAGATTTCCAGGATGTCTACACCAAGCCGGAAGTCACGGAGGTTCCACGGTCTACAAAACCCAACATCAGGGAGATGTTTTTTGTACAAACTGGGATATCCGCCATCAGAAAAGATGCATTTCAGAATATGgcaaacttggaaaaaatcttctttattggtAACAAGATTAAATCAGTCGAAGTCGGTGCCTTTGATAATCTGGAGAAGCTCCACGAACTGGAAATAACTGGCAATGAGGAGCTGGAGAAGTTACTGTCTGGGATCTTCAGCGATCTTGGCAGCCTGAACAAGCTATCCCTTAAAAGTAACAAGATcagtgaggtgggggagggaatCTTTGATAGTCTTATGAACCTACAAGAACTTTATTTGAATTTCAATAAAATTCCTTCCCTTCCCCTGGGCCTGTTTGAGTCGCTTGTCAATCTCACAATGCTACACCTCGCCAGAAATAATATATATTCTTTACCAAAGGACGCTTTCAGCAAACTCTCCAAACTGAAAATCCTGCGTCTCTATGAGAATGAGCTGAGTGATTTACCAGAAGGTTTGTTGGACAATAATCCAGCCCTGACTGAATTTGGTATCTCAAAGAACCTGATAACGTCATTGCCCAAAGACCTTCTAGCCAAATCAGCCAATCTTGAAAAACTCTTTTTGGATGGAAACCAAATTGAAGAACTGCCCGATAAACCTTTCTTTGGTCTAAACAAAATGAAACAGCTGAAAATAAATGGAAATAAACTTCAAAAGCTTCCAGATCAATTGACCGATAATATGCCTCATCTTACTGAGCTTGATTTGAGTGAGAACAGTGTAAGAATAATTCCAAGTGGGATATTTAAGAACATGAAATCTTTAACAAAGCTGATCATTTCTACAAACAAAATAGACTCTCTAACCAAGGAGATGTTTGCTGGCCTGGACAAACTGACCGAGCTGAACGTAGAAGGGAATGTCCTTACATCTTTAGAGGTTGACTTCCTCTCATTACTCTCAAAGCTAAAGACTCTTAAACTTAATAAGAACCAGTTAACAAACCTCCCAGTTGGATTTTTTGACTCACAAGCTAAACTTTCCGGTGTGTACTTACATAATAATCCTTGGGTATGTGATTGCCACCTGAAGTATCTTTATAACTGGATAAAGAGTAACAAAGGGAAAGTGAAAGACGCTGATAAACTACAGTGTGACCGTCCTGATCAACTGAAAGGAAAACCCATCACTTTATTAGCAGAGCAGGAATTAATTTGCTTGACATCTTCACCAGTTACCACAATAGTGTCATCAACAAATATACCAACAACCAGCCAGGCGGTCATCACCACTCCTCAGCCTATAGCTGTAGATCTTACAAGCTCTTCACAAATTATAACACATTCCCAAGTTACAACCTTGGAACCCACAACCCCTCTAAAGATGACAACGGTCACAACACTTCCAGAAACTACAACCACAGAAGTCACAATTCAGCAAAAAACTATTATACCTACAACCCAGACTGTGCAACCCAGTAGGGATCCTACAACTTCACCAGAGCTGACAACTGAGAGTATCACAACACTACAAGAAACTACAACCATAAAAGTCTCAACTCTTCCACAAACAACAGAGCCTTTGACTCCTCCAAAGACAACTATTGGACATACAGCAGCTACCCAAACCACAGTCATAGAAGCCACAAGTGATTCACAAATCACAACACATCCCCAAACCTCAACAATTGGGATCACAACACATCCACAAACCTCAACAATTGGGATCACAACACATCCACAAACCTCAACAATTGGGATCACAACACATCCACAAACCTCAACAATTGGGATCACAACACATCCGCAAACTATAACAGTAGAATCTACAACATCTCCAAGGAGAACTATTGGGTCCACAGTCATGCTGCAGAGATCTGTACAAACCAGTGAAGCCACTACACTGAAAGTCAGTACAAACATGCAGAATACCACAC TTGAGGATGCCACACCTGAGGATGCCACCACTGCAGCTGAGATCTCTATTGCAGAAGCCACCACACATGTGGGACTGACAACCTTATTTACTACCTTAGAGAGTATTACTGTGCATACTACTACACTGAAGTCAACGCTTCCTATAACTACAGTAACCAGCACAGTAACTACAGCTCCAGGCTTCACTTCCAGAACGGCCTCCACACCAGAAACAGTAACTGCAGATGGCAGAACAACGCTTATGTCAGAAATAATGTCAAAAGACATCAATAGGAGTGGGTCAAGTCCTATCCCACTGGTACCGGTCACTGCGTGGCCAACACTTTCATTTGTCACTGAGGTGACAAGTGCAGAGTACAGAGAAGAAACCAGTGCTACCCTCTCCCCTGCCGTCCCGGCACAGCTTCAGGCCTGGCATGGTGTTCTTGGAGCGGATTTCCATTACTGCCAGCTGTTATCCGTCTCATACCTagccctgctgtgtgtacagaTTGGCACGACGGCCTCTTTGCTGACATTTGCTTATACACTACACAAATCCATTCGGAATGAAAAGATGCCGGTACAGGCGGTGCGGCTGGTCTATATCGCTATGAGAAAGGAGAGAACATAG